actgtatacatgataaataaatcttaaaaatattttttaaaaaaactagaaCATTGCTAAAGAGACCAATACTAGAAAACTGTGGTGTCTATTGACCAGTCAAGTAAAACACTGACAAGGTTAAAAGACATCAGACTCCATATATCCAAAGTGACAAAATGGTGTATGGAAATAATGTTATCCAAAATTACCATCTATCTCTTCATGAGAACCTAAAGCAGggggttctcaatctgtgggtcatgaacTCTTTTGGGAtcacagatatcctgcatattaggcatttatattatgattcattaacagtagcaaaattatagtcatgaagtagcaatgaaataattttatggttgggggtcaccacaacattaaggaactgtattaaagggtcaaagcattgggaaggttgagaactggtGACCTAAAGTATAATCTGAAGGGAAGGGTCCCTTAGTTAATAACATATGAAGTTAATTTTTAAGTTATCCCTTTTgcatttgaatgagaaatattttctatgaatttttcATTGGCATCATGAGCTCAGCTTGTACACGAGCTCACAAAAATCTCTCCCATCTCCAAAGAATAAGTCCACAGTAACACTAGTGAGTCCTTCTGTACTAACCCACACTTCCAATATTAGTCTCCACCTGTAGTAACACAAAAAGTGACAAGAAATGTCAGCTAATATTTCAAACACATACCTTCTCAGAACATCAATGATATTTTAAAGTGTGGTGATGCTTCGTATGCTTTCTTGAAATACTACATAGTTCTCTGTCACAGAAGAGCAATTACTCCACTAAGGGGGAAAACTTAAGATCACTATGAAAAAAATGGTTTGGggtcattgagatggctcagtgggaataGTCACTTGCTTCAGAGTCTTGCCAGCCTGATTGGATCCTGAGACCCACAGagtgaaaggagagaggagaatccACTTCTCCAGGCTCTCCTCCAACCTTTACATGTGGCATGTCTGCACccatacaatcacacacataaataaatatcagaaatataaaataaaatcatttatcaCAATACACCCACTACTTCCTTTTTAGATAAATTGTTACAACACATACAGAATTAACTAACAGTTCCCCGGAATGTGCTGGGGAATCAAATTCTTATTTGCATCTTGACAAATACTTCAGCACCCAAGTTCTGTTTATCTAGAACACATCTTGATAGTCAAACCTTGATCTGAAATCCAATGTCTCTCCTCTTTTTATAGCCATTTCCATTCCTTAAAATGTCTTTGGACCTTATCTCCATCCAGTGAAAGTCCTGCTTCTCATATCTGGATTGCCAAAACTTGAAAAGGGATGTTCTCATGAGAGGAAAGTGACTCAAAAAGCAAACTGCCCTGCACACTACTAAATAAAGCTGCACCCTTTCCTCTTAGCCTTTACCTCCATTATAATATCTTCTTCAAGCTCATGTCTTGGAGAATAAACCTCAACACATACTTTCGATTCATTTATAGtatatctcagaaaaaaataaagaaatcaccCAGGAATAATCCCTAACATTTGTAACGTTGCCTTTTCGTATACATTATAACATGTAACCACTCCAACTTCCCCTGAGACAACTGTGGCCTGACTCCATCCTCCTGGGGAGGACCGTTGGACGATAGAAGGTACTAACAGCAGGAACAAGAGGTTTGGGTGTACCGGACTCTGACGAGTGAGTTCTGAACTTGAACTTGTGTCTCCAAACTAAAATGATAAAATGGAATAGACTGTTAAGAAGTCCACAGTGGTCGTCTTCCTCCCTCGCCTTACTTGTTTTCCTGTCGGAGACCTGTGACTCGGCCCTGCTGATAGCAAGAGGTTGTCAGGAAATGCAAAAATTGGGTATTCTGCCCCCAACTTCAAAGCCACAGCTGTTATGCCAGACGGACAATTCAAAGACATCAGCCTAAGTGAATACAGAGGGAAATATGTCGTATTCTTCTTTTACCCTCttgattttacttttgtgtgtccCACTGAGATCATTGCTTTCAGTGATAGGGCAGAAGAATTTAAGAAACTCAACTGTCAAGTGACTGGAGCTTCTGTGGATTCTCACTTTTGTCATCTGGCATGGATTAATACACccaagaaacaaggaggattgGGACCCATGAACATTCCTTTGGTATCAGATCCCAAGCGCACCATTGCTCAAGATTATGGAGTCTTAAAGGCTGATGAAGGAATCTCTTTCAGGGGCCTCTTTATTATCGATGATAAAGGTATCCTTCAACAGATCACTATAAATGATCTTCCTGTTGGAAGATCTGTGGATGAGATTCTGAGACTAGTCCAGGCCTTCCAGTTCACTGACAAACATGGTGAAGTGTGCCCAGCTGGCTGGAAACCTGGCAGTGATACCATCAAGCCTGATGtccaaaagagcaaagaatatTTCTCTAAGCAGAAGTGAGCACTGGGGCCATTTTTCTGCCAGGCTGCACCAGAAGAAAATCTCTTACACTCTTTGtgctcaaacacaaaacaaaatgtgtgatCCGAGACATGCCTTTCCTACAGTGCTGGGGTGGTTAGCCTTTCTTCCACTATCGGGAATGGCCTGAGCTGTGTTGTAGGTAGACTGTCTGATATACCTGTTCTTTTTTTAGTGTCTATTAAACttgaattctgaaaaaaaaaaaaaaagaagtccccagTGCCTTCAGTCAGTGACATTAACAGGCAAGAGTGAAGTTCCAACTACAGAGATAGTATACTCTGATCGACAGATGGAGCTAACTGGCAGTATATGGTCAGAACAGTGACCCAGGGGAAAGGCTGCCcttggaggagcagaaagtggCTGGGAAAGGCTAGAGGAAGGCTGATGGCTTCTCTTATGAATCAGACTGTTTGCTCTGCAGGACAGAGGAATTTGAGAACAACTTCCTGGCAATGTGGTAGTTTAGAGAAGGTAAAAATTGCAGAGATAGAAAGGTTCAACAAATTAGCAGTGATGCATGGGAGAGCAATGGACTCGGGAATTAGGACACCACAAGAgagcagacatacacacactgttACTTCTGAGTCAGTACTCAGAGCACAGTTCCTGAACTCCAGCACCCATGCCCTTCCCACATAAAGTCACGCCAGAAATGCTGTGTTAGAAGGATGTTCTGACCATAGTTCAGTGGTCAAGTGGAGGACATACAGTAGTGGTCAAGAATTCACACCATCTCCTCCAGACATAATTCCTATGGACCATCGCTAAACACCAAACCAAGGTTGGGCTGAGTCAGACATGGGGTGGACAAGGTTTCGATAACTCACCAATGAAGTGATTTGGTCCCAAGGCCAGCATCTCCTCTAGCAGGACAAGGCCCCCTGGAGCCTGGAGGGGTGTCACGCTTCGTCCATCTATGAGGGAGCACTGTTGAAAGCCTGTGGCTGTGACCTTCCACAGCAAGATCAGTGAAGCGGTGGCATCCTGCCGaattctgaaaacaaagaaacagatcaATACAAAATCGCTCTTCCTAAAACGCATCTCAGAACCGATTCAGCAGGTCCAAGATGAAGATACAGATGGCCTGTACATCCACACAAAGTGTCAAGAAATCAAAGGAATGGTTGTATAAGCAAGTGTCCACATTCTACACGCTAAAGTAACCACTCTTACTGGAAGCATCCACCCTGCCCCCACTTGTTCAAAGTCTACCACAAAGTGGCTAGTCAGTACTCCATCTTTTGCTAATGATAACGAATAATAAAGGGCAGGTTGGGGTCTTTTACAGAGAAATAAGATAAATCCTGATTAAATTTATCATAGATGCATACTGCAATCCAACCTATCCTTCTGAGACAAGCTATCACAGCCAGCAGTGTGTCAGGCCTTTCTATCTTCCCAAGGCTTTCAGGATAAGATCCAGCATCTTCTAAAGCCAGTGAACTCCTGCCAACTCCCTCTCAGCTCTAGTCCCAGCATCTGCATCCCTGCCACCCAGTACTCCAGCATCAACAAGCTACTTACATCTCTTCCCAGGATTTTACCTGGCCACCACCACAGGTGCTCCCGTGGGAATTATGCCCCTAGCCTATGCATCACCTCTGCTATGGAACCCCAGGCCCTTCCTATGATGCCAGCAGCTGCTTGTTCTCCTTGTACTTTAGAGGACCCAGTTCCTACATCCTTCGGTCAGCCCACCCCACATGGCTGCTCCCCCAGCACAAGCTCCCCAGTTGTAGCACAGAGCTCAATAACATCTTGGTAAATGACTGGCTTCATAAGTGAAAGTACACTATCAGGGGCTACTAACACCCATATGTGAATTCAGGGTGCCAGTAGATCATGGGCCATTCCCCTCTTGCTCAGCCTGGGTCATACCGTGGTTTCCACCCACCCAAGAGAGGTCCAGGGAACATCAGATTtgttgagaaggaagaaaaggaagccctAAATGAGGTTAGAGAGTAGGACTACTGAGAAAGATTATGACAGTGGATGATGTGACCAACACAAGAAAGAGCTTGAAGATGCCACTACAAGAGCAGACACGTGAGCTACTTAAAAAAATAGTGAACTCCCGTGTTTCCCTCAAGCCAGCTCCCAACCTCCAGACCTGCAGCTATGGAAGGTACTTTGAAACCCTAAACATGGGGTTCCCCCTACTGGTAGAGCTGGGAGCGACCTCATACTCCACCTCTGCCTGTGGGGACATTCCTCTAAAACCTTCAGTGCCTATCTAGGCTCTCTTCTGTCAAGGTGACCTCATTGCTTGGgttggaggaggaggtggggaggtgcAGGGTGAGTTTAATGAGGTCCCTCTGGCAGACATTGTCAGTGAGCTCACTGCTGGGAACACCAGACAGGCAAAGTTGGTCAGTACCCATGGGATAGGTGGATAGTGAGCCAAGGCATACAACGGAGAGAGCCAATGCACAGAACTAGCCCGTCAGAGCCACATGTCTCTCGCCTTAAAGTCCCCTGGGGACTGAGGGTGGGGGCTAGGGCAGGAAGGGGGGCAATTAATTGCAACAAAGAAGGGCAAACAGTGTGTCTGAAACAATCTGGGATTGGCTCCTTCCGACTCCCAGCTGTGTGCCCCCCCCAACCCGGGCAGACGCCAGCCTCCCCGTGTCTATGTGTCATCCATACACATCAGGTGGCTGCTCAGCCACAGCTgctttcctgtgtctctctttcaTCTCCCAGGAGACAATGGGCAGTCTGTCTGTCACTCAAAAGCCTAAGTTTAGAGCCAACCGGACGCTTTCCCTAAGATGCTTGCCTTGAAAGAAAAAGTTATAATAtgtagattttttaatttgtagcAAATTACACAATAGAATTTAATGGTCCATTAAAATTTTTAGAAGCAAAAGTCATCTGGGAGATGAGGTGACAGGTTCCAAATCTCTCCTAAGGCTTCTGGGTTTCTTCTGTCAGCTCCAACTTGCCCAGCCCCAGCCCACTGCACCTGCGCAGCTGGCCAGCCCCTAATCCTTCAATCCTCCAATCCTCCTTATTCTTGTTTTCTGAGTGGCATAAGCCAGGTTCCCATATGGGGTTCATTCAAGATTCCCACTAGACTGGCCATCAACACCCAGATGCATGGTAGataccccctcccccagcacactGGGCATAGCATTCTTCTTAGCAGGTTTGATCCAAGAAAATTCTTACTTTACAGAGGTGTTCTGTGGCACTTCAAAGGACACAAGGCGGCCACCTGCAGAGTTATTGGAGCTGGCATTTCCGCAGGCAACATCAGGTACCACCTGGAAGAGAGAAGACCCATTACCCAGGAGCAAATATAACATAAAATCCACAAGCTGTGCCCCTTCTGTTTTGCTCAGTGATGACACTGTCACCCGACCATGAAGGGGACACCTAGAACCTTGGAGACTCAAATGGAAAGcactgccattttgttttatggCGGGTAGCTTTGCAGAAAGCAGTCTACAAATGGGCAGGATTGTTAACTGATAAATGGAAGCTTCAGTGAAGACAGTGGGATGTCACTGCAGCCACTTCCTTTGACAGTTAGTCCCTGGTTCCTGCTCTGTGCTGATCCTGAAGGCACTAAATGATTAAAGGACAGAGGCACAAGACTAGCTAATGGACTAGCTAAGGACTAGCTAACCAGGACTAGTTGCTAAGGACTAGCtaacatttaatcccagcactcgggaggcagaagcaagcggatctctgtgagttcgaggatagcctggtctacagagcaagttccagggcaacctccaaagcaatacagagaaaccttgtcttgtaaaaccaaaccaaaaaaaaagggggggggactaGATAACAAATCGGAACTAACCAGGTCTAGCTGAAGACTAGCAGAACCCTTATTGCCTAGAAGAAGCAGCCTCCATGCCTGCAAATGACGAGGCCTTGAAATGGAGCTCTGTAGTAAGGGTACTGACAGTGGGATAATTGCCTTTGTCTTTCCCTACACTCTTCCCGTGCTGGGAACTGATTCCAGGGTGGTAcagaggcaagtgctctaccactgagttatagtCTCCAACTagaattttgggttttgtttttgttttttccagccTCAACCTCttaagtgcagggattacaaaTGTATAACACCACATTCAGtttatatctatatttttaaagactttatttttaaaaagatttaattattcTTGTATTTTAAGTATATGAGTACATAGTACATATCTTCATGCTAACCAGAAGAGGAATCTGATcccattactgatggttgtgcatcaccatgtggttgctgggaaccgaactcaggacctctgtaagagcagcaattgctcttaactgttgaaccatctgtccagccagactttattttttttagtgtgtgtgtgtgtgtgtgtgtgtgtgtgtgtgtgtgtgtgtgtgtgtgtgtgtgtaagtacagtGCCTGAAGAGACCAGGGATCCTGGAGCAGaagtaacaggcagttgtgagcctttTGATTTGGGTGCCAGGAACttcactcaggtcctctggaggagcagcaagcattcttaactgctgagccacctttccagctcTCATGCCTACATTTTTTAACTTACACTATTGTGTATTACCGGTTCACGCAGATGGTCAGAAGTAACTGCAGAGACTCCAAGTAGAGAATAAGTATGCTGGGTGCTGGACAAAATATAAagcatcccttcctcccctctaaaaggcccagggaacattgaagaggcagaaagaatgtaagagtcagaggaaggGGTGAAGGGAATGCTGACCTTCAGGTACAACATGGCTACTGCACACTTGAACTCACGGTAGCCATGATTACATATACAAGGTCTACACAGGATCGGGCCCGCCAGCATCCTAACAGGCTGAGGAAGGGGCTCATGGGGTCCCATCTACCTCAAGATTTACACACAATTAATGATGGAAGGGAGTGGGACGGACATTTTGTTCAGTGGTGTAACCACTGTCTCGGCACCCATGCTCCTGTAGACAAACTCTCTTCCATCCTCTATTTAGGCAACCATGATTAAACTGACtaggtcacacacacaaaaagacatgaaagtagacgGGAGTGGGggatgctggggggggggcagtaggGATGATGAGGGAGATTACAGGAGAGgccaagagagagaaatgggggatgaatatgaccaaaacacaTTATGTAGATGTATGAAAAATGCCATAAGAAACTCATTATTATCTACAATTAGTATACActaataaagacatttttaagtTAATTGCAGCATGTGATAGTGTAAGCCTGCCATGTCAGCGCTTGGGGGACTAAGGATGACCAAAGAAATCTAAGGCTGGTCTAGGCCCTATAGTGAGttgaggccagactggactaTGTCTTAAGACCTCTACAGAGGAGGGGGGAAAAGATGATAAGAACCAGTGGTTGGAGAGGACCAgagtgaaacagtgtcttctgagaCATGACAGGACCACACACTCATGAATTCATGGCAATTGGGACGACagtgtg
This DNA window, taken from Cricetulus griseus strain 17A/GY chromosome 2, alternate assembly CriGri-PICRH-1.0, whole genome shotgun sequence, encodes the following:
- the LOC113833620 gene encoding peroxiredoxin-1-like; its protein translation is MPDGQFKDISLSEYRGKYVVFFFYPLDFTFVCPTEIIAFSDRAEEFKKLNCQVTGASVDSHFCHLAWINTPKKQGGLGPMNIPLVSDPKRTIAQDYGVLKADEGISFRGLFIIDDKGILQQITINDLPVGRSVDEILRLVQAFQFTDKHGEVCPAGWKPGSDTIKPDVQKSKEYFSKQK